From the genome of Argentina anserina chromosome 4, drPotAnse1.1, whole genome shotgun sequence, one region includes:
- the LOC126790971 gene encoding uncharacterized protein LOC126790971 isoform X1: MTNPNGAVTDKPDDLEITSIGSLYSGPWDKKYWSSSRGKDRYPYPIGYRALRAHNGSTYKMEIQEGPKGPLFLIVAADGQSFSGQTPDIAWEKLQKKCFPRTKIWHGKRFSCKIDGVEFFGFKNLFVQRLLRELAADIDGAAERSLLASSFCNGASSTDVDNRSPEAGLDQGRPKITGKRTRKCESGNRKSSSRTGIKRTRTEDLVSVSKALNPVEENKRHSNSGKPMSSSLNEEHVIPAPLPPFVHLVSVQQEENEISAKDCLPLDSAGFLNHLCKDSIPKESDGLGTCKSTPEDINKSMCERKFDTKMEAINFPMAPDDQKVDATFPKDCRGLTDVELYAPDTLDYTQDKTADASSTIQLFAPDTLDFTQVNNAGSSSTIQDRSALDVVIADGLLTESHPEDEMPNNKSNTSSQNFDFDSVGQEMAKSMMTFLLPQAIPLLNKHSRKKKGSGSPSKVLPCTVKSQKQINETTAPSPGLILAHEDATLEKIHSQCTDLGPIAPMKSIIPDSLDDDQYGDHVANHLISSCDKGEADQLNSDGAFPVNSHGGFVAANEHGHLLDAKKYDKSVDDQLETKGSKDAHLCEEVGRPSTGRDSKYGECIVESLCVSAHKKSFTEEIMEKSCIDECRVGTNINSKKMNDTAVDHSKAEDIVDDKESGMLSSSNISEKEISAKAEFTETGNMSFSHAPNLVYTRRKVQTKSHGKGSNSYPVSETKICKNKVSETYPSTETLQVGSSDDSLVSLHKRDSICAEAKIVGDSCLNAQEPSMNSKAVLNSIYPAVLQDQALLVGQKDTSYSSDLSVSHVENQIGKNVVGHENLVQFMDIRRSYKQVPSFTNDPNSIPFSSDLKPHKKELNKILEFVGCYTQPVPVLSVLLSTKGNYIYISVLCGLLVGKDISLFIYRVAIEEQEVGQPSLVGYTSVILPDLTNFNGMTLERFCLQFIPDGECLVLLDRIKAPFCRQGKTNCLCTTCVSSCSEENAIKIVQVKHGYVSLVTRLKAVESQRCILVCEPNNLVSVGKSGRLHLWAVDSTWSAQVEYVVMPSEDCISPGIVDLKRIPNCTHLLVGHNGYGEFSLWDISKRILLSKFSAPSGSICQFFPIRLFAWQMNFPASSHLNMEEHVNQMMASTSKNLSSFEGEDVAVCLLVSTSDSDAQQDYELGNCHPNPVGKWRLALMVKNMVIFGAVSDSSASVIGTSAGQGICGTCDGLVYMWELSSGTKLGTMHHFKGGGVSCISNDDSGSGAVAIAGDNQVLVYMRSGKYSVN; this comes from the exons ATGACGAACCCTAACGGCGCCGTCACGGACAAACCGGACGACCTGGAAATCACCTCTATCGGTTCCCTCTACTCCGGCCCCTGGGATAAGAAGTACTGGAGCTCCTCTAGG GGGAAAGATCGGTATCCGTATCCGATCGGGTATAGAGCTCTTCGAGCTCATAATGGGAGCACATATAAGATGGAGATTCAAGAGGGGCCTAAAGGACCTTTGTTTTTG aTTGTTGCCGCAGATGGGCAGTCATTTTCGGGGCAGACTCCAGATATTGCTTGGGAGAAATTACAGAAGAAATGCTTCCCTCGCACGAAAATTTGGCATGGGAAGAGGTTTTCGTGCAAGATTGATGGTGTGGAG TTTTTTGGGTTCAAAAATCTGTTTGTCCAGAGGCTACTTAGGGAGCTGGCAGCAGATATTGACGGAGCAGCGGAGCGAAGTTTGTTAGCCTCGAGCTTCTGCAATGGAGCTTCTAGTACAGATGTTGATAATCGCTCCCCTGAGGCAGGTTTGGACCAGGGAAGACCAAAAATTACGGGAAAGAGAACTAGGAAATGTGAAAGTGGAAACAGAAAGTCATCTAGTCGGACAGGCATTAAAAGGACCAGAACTGAAGATCTAGTATCTGTTTCTAAAGCTTTGAATCCAGTGGAAGAGAATAAGAGACATAGTAATAGTGGGAAACCCATGTCTTCTTCTTTAAATGAAGAACATGTTATACCAGCACCATTGCCACCATTTGTGCATTTAGTATCTGTTCAACAAGAAGAGAACGAGATTTCAGCCAAAGATTGTTTGCCATTGGATTCTGCTGGCTTCTTGAACCATCTCTGCAAGGATAGTATCCCCAAAGAATCAGATGGTCTTGGAACATGTAAATCCACTCCGGAAGACATCAACAAATCCATGTGTGAAAGAAAATTT GATACTAAGATGGAAGCCATTAATTTTCCAATGGCACCAGATGACCAAAAGGTAGATGCTACATTTCCAAAAGATTGCCGAGGTCTTACCGATGTTGAACTTTATGCTCCTGATACATTGGATTATACACAAG ATAAAACAGCAGATGCTTCTTCAACTATCCAACTTTTTGCTCCTGATACCTTAGATTTTACACAAG TTAATAATGCAGGTTCTTCTTCAACCATCCAAGATAGAAGTGCCTTAGATGTGGTCATTGCTGATGGGCTGCTGACTGAATCACATCCAGAAGATGAAATGCCCAATAATAAATCAAACACGAGTTCAcagaattttgattttgattcagTTGGTCAGGAAATGGCGAAGTCCATGATGACATTTCTTCTTCCGCAAGCTATTCCTCTCCTCAATAAACACTCTAGGAAGAAAAAGGGTAGTGGTAGCCCTTCAAAAGTTCTGCCTTGCACAGTGAAATCTCAGAAGCAAATCAATGAAACCACTGCTCCATCCCCTG GTTTAATACTTGCCCATGAAGATGCaacattggaaaagatacattCCCAATGTACTGATCTTGGTCCGATTGCTCCGATGAAGTCTATCATTCCTGACAGTTTAGATGATGATCAATATGGTGACCATGTTGCCAATCACTTGATATCATCGTGTGATAAGGGTGAAGCTGATCAACTTAATTCTGATGGTGCATTCCCTGTGAATAGTCATGGAGGTTTTGTTGCTGCAAATGAGCATGGGCATCTTCTTGATGCCAAGAAGTATGACAAATCGGTAGATGATCAGCTTGAGACCAAGGGAAGCAAGGATGCACATCTGTGTGAGGAAGTGGGAAGGCCTTCAACTGGGAGGGATTCCAAATATGGCGAGTGCATAGTGGAGTCTCTTTGTGTATCTGCTCATAAAAAATCCTTTACTGAAGAAATCATGGAGAAGTCTTGTATTGATGAATGCCGAGTAGGTACTAATATCAATTCTAAGAAAATGAATGATACTGCAGTTGATCATAGCAAAG CTGAAGATATTGTTGATGATAAAGAAAGTGGCATGTTAAGCTCTTCAAATATATCAGAGAAAGAAATCTCTGCTAAGGCAGAGTTTACCGAAACTGGAAACATGTCTTTTTCTCATGCTCCCAACTTAGTGTATACCAGGAGAAAGGTTCAGACTAAATCTCATGGGAAAGGCAGTAACAGTTATCCAGTCTCAGAAACTAAAATATGCAAAAACAAGGTCTCTGAGACATATCCTTCCACAGAAACTCTGCAGGTGGGTTCTTCTGATGACAGTTTAGTGAGTTTACATAAAAGAGATTCAATTTGTGCTGAAGCCAAGATTGTTGGAGACTCCTGTTTGAATGCACAGGAACCTTCCATGAATTCTAAAGCTGTATTAAACAGCATCTATCCAGCTGTATTACAAGATCAAGCATTATTAGTtggtcagaaagatacttcaTACTCTTCGGATTTGTCCGTCTCACATGTAGAAAACCAAATTGGCAAGAATGTGGTTGGCCATGAAAACCTCGTACAGTTCATGGACATTAGAAGATCTTATAAACAGGTGCCGAGTTTCACTAATGATCCCAATAGCATTCCATTTAGTTCAGACTTGAAGCCTCACAAAAAGGAACTTAATAAAATTCTCGAGTTTGTGGGATGCTATACCCAACCCGTTCCTGTTCTGTCAGTATTGTTGAGCACAAAGGGCAACTACATTTACATTTCAGTTTTATGTGGCTTACTGGTTGGTAAGGACATCAGCCTGTTCATTTACAGGGTAGCCATTGAGGAGCAGGAGGTTGGACAGCCTTCTCTTGTTGGTTACACATCAGTAATATTGCCAGATCTAACCAATTTTAATGGA ATGACTTTGGAAAGATTCTGTCTACAGTTCATCCCAGATGGAGAGTGTCTTGTTTTACTTGACAGGATCAAAGCTCCTTTCTGCAG GCAAGGAAAAACTAATTGTCTGTGCACCACATGTGTATCAAGCTGCTCTGAAGAGAATGCAATTAAAATTGTCCAAGTAAAACATGGTTATGTTTCATTGGTGACAAGATTGAAAGCAGTAGAGAGTCAAAGGTGTATATTGGTCTGCGAACCTAATAATCTTGTTTCTGTTGGAAAGAGTGGGAGACTGCACTTATGGGCCGTGGATTCAACATGGAG TGCACAAGTGGAATATGTTGTTATGCCATCTGAAGATTGCATCTCCCCTGGCATAGTGGACTTGAAGAGAATTCCAAATTGTACTCATCTACTTGTTGGCCATAATGGTTATGGTGAATTCAGTTTATG ggATATTTCTAAACGCATCCTTCTGTCAAAGTTCTCTGCACCAAGTGGTTCTATTTGCCAATTTTTTCCTATCAGGTTGTTTGCTTGGCAAATGAATTTCCCTGCTTCTAGCCACTTAAATATGGAAGAACATGTCAATCAAATGATGGCTTCAACATCGAAGAATCTATCTTCGTTTGAAGGGGAAGATGTTGCCGTATGTCTTCTTGTTTCAACTTCTGATTCTGATGCTCAACAAGATTATGAATTAGGCAACTGCCACCCAAATCCAGTTGGAAAGTGGAGGCTTGCTTTAATGGTGAAAAATATGGTGATCTTCGGAGCAGTGTCGGATTCAAG TGCTTCTGTCATCGGTACTTCAGCTGGTCAAGGGATCTGTGGTACATGTGATGGGCTTGTGTATATGTGGGAGCTATCTTCAGGAACTAAGCTTGGCACCATGCATCATTTTAAAG GTGGTGGCGTTTCATGTATTTCTAATGATGATTCGGGATCAGGTGCTGTAGCCATTGCCGGGGATAATCAAGTGCTGGTTTATATGCGGTCTGGAAAATATTCTGTAAACTGA
- the LOC126790971 gene encoding uncharacterized protein LOC126790971 isoform X3, with translation MTNPNGAVTDKPDDLEITSIGSLYSGPWDKKYWSSSRGKDRYPYPIGYRALRAHNGSTYKMEIQEGPKGPLFLIVAADGQSFSGQTPDIAWEKLQKKCFPRTKIWHGKRFSCKIDGVEFFGFKNLFVQRLLRELAADIDGAAERSLLASSFCNGASSTDVDNRSPEAGLDQGRPKITGKRTRKCESGNRKSSSRTGIKRTRTEDLVSVSKALNPVEENKRHSNSGKPMSSSLNEEHVIPAPLPPFVHLVSVQQEENEISAKDCLPLDSAGFLNHLCKDSIPKESDGLGTCKSTPEDINKSMCERKFDTKMEAINFPMAPDDQKVDATFPKDCRGLTDVELYAPDTLDYTQDKTADASSTIQLFAPDTLDFTQVNNAGSSSTIQDRSALDVVIADGLLTESHPEDEMPNNKSNTSSQNFDFDSVGQEMAKSMMTFLLPQAIPLLNKHSRKKKGSGSPSKVLPCTVKSQKQINETTAPSPGLILAHEDATLEKIHSQCTDLGPIAPMKSIIPDSLDDDQYGDHVANHLISSCDKGEADQLNSDGAFPVNSHGGFVAANEHGHLLDAKKYDKSVDDQLETKGSKDAHLCEEVGRPSTGRDSKYGECIVESLCVSAHKKSFTEEIMEKSCIDECRVGTNINSKKMNDTAVDHSKAEDIVDDKESGMLSSSNISEKEISAKAEFTETGNMSFSHAPNLVYTRRKVQTKSHGKGSNSYPVSETKICKNKVSETYPSTETLQKTKLARMWLAMKTSYSSWTLEDLINRVAIEEQEVGQPSLVGYTSVILPDLTNFNGMTLERFCLQFIPDGECLVLLDRIKAPFCRQGKTNCLCTTCVSSCSEENAIKIVQVKHGYVSLVTRLKAVESQRCILVCEPNNLVSVGKSGRLHLWAVDSTWSAQVEYVVMPSEDCISPGIVDLKRIPNCTHLLVGHNGYGEFSLWDISKRILLSKFSAPSGSICQFFPIRLFAWQMNFPASSHLNMEEHVNQMMASTSKNLSSFEGEDVAVCLLVSTSDSDAQQDYELGNCHPNPVGKWRLALMVKNMVIFGAVSDSSASVIGTSAGQGICGTCDGLVYMWELSSGTKLGTMHHFKGGGVSCISNDDSGSGAVAIAGDNQVLVYMRSGKYSVN, from the exons ATGACGAACCCTAACGGCGCCGTCACGGACAAACCGGACGACCTGGAAATCACCTCTATCGGTTCCCTCTACTCCGGCCCCTGGGATAAGAAGTACTGGAGCTCCTCTAGG GGGAAAGATCGGTATCCGTATCCGATCGGGTATAGAGCTCTTCGAGCTCATAATGGGAGCACATATAAGATGGAGATTCAAGAGGGGCCTAAAGGACCTTTGTTTTTG aTTGTTGCCGCAGATGGGCAGTCATTTTCGGGGCAGACTCCAGATATTGCTTGGGAGAAATTACAGAAGAAATGCTTCCCTCGCACGAAAATTTGGCATGGGAAGAGGTTTTCGTGCAAGATTGATGGTGTGGAG TTTTTTGGGTTCAAAAATCTGTTTGTCCAGAGGCTACTTAGGGAGCTGGCAGCAGATATTGACGGAGCAGCGGAGCGAAGTTTGTTAGCCTCGAGCTTCTGCAATGGAGCTTCTAGTACAGATGTTGATAATCGCTCCCCTGAGGCAGGTTTGGACCAGGGAAGACCAAAAATTACGGGAAAGAGAACTAGGAAATGTGAAAGTGGAAACAGAAAGTCATCTAGTCGGACAGGCATTAAAAGGACCAGAACTGAAGATCTAGTATCTGTTTCTAAAGCTTTGAATCCAGTGGAAGAGAATAAGAGACATAGTAATAGTGGGAAACCCATGTCTTCTTCTTTAAATGAAGAACATGTTATACCAGCACCATTGCCACCATTTGTGCATTTAGTATCTGTTCAACAAGAAGAGAACGAGATTTCAGCCAAAGATTGTTTGCCATTGGATTCTGCTGGCTTCTTGAACCATCTCTGCAAGGATAGTATCCCCAAAGAATCAGATGGTCTTGGAACATGTAAATCCACTCCGGAAGACATCAACAAATCCATGTGTGAAAGAAAATTT GATACTAAGATGGAAGCCATTAATTTTCCAATGGCACCAGATGACCAAAAGGTAGATGCTACATTTCCAAAAGATTGCCGAGGTCTTACCGATGTTGAACTTTATGCTCCTGATACATTGGATTATACACAAG ATAAAACAGCAGATGCTTCTTCAACTATCCAACTTTTTGCTCCTGATACCTTAGATTTTACACAAG TTAATAATGCAGGTTCTTCTTCAACCATCCAAGATAGAAGTGCCTTAGATGTGGTCATTGCTGATGGGCTGCTGACTGAATCACATCCAGAAGATGAAATGCCCAATAATAAATCAAACACGAGTTCAcagaattttgattttgattcagTTGGTCAGGAAATGGCGAAGTCCATGATGACATTTCTTCTTCCGCAAGCTATTCCTCTCCTCAATAAACACTCTAGGAAGAAAAAGGGTAGTGGTAGCCCTTCAAAAGTTCTGCCTTGCACAGTGAAATCTCAGAAGCAAATCAATGAAACCACTGCTCCATCCCCTG GTTTAATACTTGCCCATGAAGATGCaacattggaaaagatacattCCCAATGTACTGATCTTGGTCCGATTGCTCCGATGAAGTCTATCATTCCTGACAGTTTAGATGATGATCAATATGGTGACCATGTTGCCAATCACTTGATATCATCGTGTGATAAGGGTGAAGCTGATCAACTTAATTCTGATGGTGCATTCCCTGTGAATAGTCATGGAGGTTTTGTTGCTGCAAATGAGCATGGGCATCTTCTTGATGCCAAGAAGTATGACAAATCGGTAGATGATCAGCTTGAGACCAAGGGAAGCAAGGATGCACATCTGTGTGAGGAAGTGGGAAGGCCTTCAACTGGGAGGGATTCCAAATATGGCGAGTGCATAGTGGAGTCTCTTTGTGTATCTGCTCATAAAAAATCCTTTACTGAAGAAATCATGGAGAAGTCTTGTATTGATGAATGCCGAGTAGGTACTAATATCAATTCTAAGAAAATGAATGATACTGCAGTTGATCATAGCAAAG CTGAAGATATTGTTGATGATAAAGAAAGTGGCATGTTAAGCTCTTCAAATATATCAGAGAAAGAAATCTCTGCTAAGGCAGAGTTTACCGAAACTGGAAACATGTCTTTTTCTCATGCTCCCAACTTAGTGTATACCAGGAGAAAGGTTCAGACTAAATCTCATGGGAAAGGCAGTAACAGTTATCCAGTCTCAGAAACTAAAATATGCAAAAACAAGGTCTCTGAGACATATCCTTCCACAGAAACTCTGCAG AAAACCAAATTGGCAAGAATGTGGTTGGCCATGAAAACCTCGTACAGTTCATGGACATTAGAAGATCTTATAAACAG GGTAGCCATTGAGGAGCAGGAGGTTGGACAGCCTTCTCTTGTTGGTTACACATCAGTAATATTGCCAGATCTAACCAATTTTAATGGA ATGACTTTGGAAAGATTCTGTCTACAGTTCATCCCAGATGGAGAGTGTCTTGTTTTACTTGACAGGATCAAAGCTCCTTTCTGCAG GCAAGGAAAAACTAATTGTCTGTGCACCACATGTGTATCAAGCTGCTCTGAAGAGAATGCAATTAAAATTGTCCAAGTAAAACATGGTTATGTTTCATTGGTGACAAGATTGAAAGCAGTAGAGAGTCAAAGGTGTATATTGGTCTGCGAACCTAATAATCTTGTTTCTGTTGGAAAGAGTGGGAGACTGCACTTATGGGCCGTGGATTCAACATGGAG TGCACAAGTGGAATATGTTGTTATGCCATCTGAAGATTGCATCTCCCCTGGCATAGTGGACTTGAAGAGAATTCCAAATTGTACTCATCTACTTGTTGGCCATAATGGTTATGGTGAATTCAGTTTATG ggATATTTCTAAACGCATCCTTCTGTCAAAGTTCTCTGCACCAAGTGGTTCTATTTGCCAATTTTTTCCTATCAGGTTGTTTGCTTGGCAAATGAATTTCCCTGCTTCTAGCCACTTAAATATGGAAGAACATGTCAATCAAATGATGGCTTCAACATCGAAGAATCTATCTTCGTTTGAAGGGGAAGATGTTGCCGTATGTCTTCTTGTTTCAACTTCTGATTCTGATGCTCAACAAGATTATGAATTAGGCAACTGCCACCCAAATCCAGTTGGAAAGTGGAGGCTTGCTTTAATGGTGAAAAATATGGTGATCTTCGGAGCAGTGTCGGATTCAAG TGCTTCTGTCATCGGTACTTCAGCTGGTCAAGGGATCTGTGGTACATGTGATGGGCTTGTGTATATGTGGGAGCTATCTTCAGGAACTAAGCTTGGCACCATGCATCATTTTAAAG GTGGTGGCGTTTCATGTATTTCTAATGATGATTCGGGATCAGGTGCTGTAGCCATTGCCGGGGATAATCAAGTGCTGGTTTATATGCGGTCTGGAAAATATTCTGTAAACTGA
- the LOC126790971 gene encoding uncharacterized protein LOC126790971 isoform X2, whose translation MTNPNGAVTDKPDDLEITSIGSLYSGPWDKKYWSSSRGKDRYPYPIGYRALRAHNGSTYKMEIQEGPKGPLFLIVAADGQSFSGQTPDIAWEKLQKKCFPRTKIWHGKRFSCKIDGVEFFGFKNLFVQRLLRELAADIDGAAERSLLASSFCNGASSTDVDNRSPEAGLDQGRPKITGKRTRKCESGNRKSSSRTGIKRTRTEDLVSVSKALNPVEENKRHSNSGKPMSSSLNEEHVIPAPLPPFVHLVSVQQEENEISAKDCLPLDSAGFLNHLCKDSIPKESDGLGTCKSTPEDINKSMCERKFDTKMEAINFPMAPDDQKVDATFPKDCRGLTDVELYAPDTLDYTQDKTADASSTIQLFAPDTLDFTQGSSSTIQDRSALDVVIADGLLTESHPEDEMPNNKSNTSSQNFDFDSVGQEMAKSMMTFLLPQAIPLLNKHSRKKKGSGSPSKVLPCTVKSQKQINETTAPSPGLILAHEDATLEKIHSQCTDLGPIAPMKSIIPDSLDDDQYGDHVANHLISSCDKGEADQLNSDGAFPVNSHGGFVAANEHGHLLDAKKYDKSVDDQLETKGSKDAHLCEEVGRPSTGRDSKYGECIVESLCVSAHKKSFTEEIMEKSCIDECRVGTNINSKKMNDTAVDHSKAEDIVDDKESGMLSSSNISEKEISAKAEFTETGNMSFSHAPNLVYTRRKVQTKSHGKGSNSYPVSETKICKNKVSETYPSTETLQVGSSDDSLVSLHKRDSICAEAKIVGDSCLNAQEPSMNSKAVLNSIYPAVLQDQALLVGQKDTSYSSDLSVSHVENQIGKNVVGHENLVQFMDIRRSYKQVPSFTNDPNSIPFSSDLKPHKKELNKILEFVGCYTQPVPVLSVLLSTKGNYIYISVLCGLLVGKDISLFIYRVAIEEQEVGQPSLVGYTSVILPDLTNFNGMTLERFCLQFIPDGECLVLLDRIKAPFCRQGKTNCLCTTCVSSCSEENAIKIVQVKHGYVSLVTRLKAVESQRCILVCEPNNLVSVGKSGRLHLWAVDSTWSAQVEYVVMPSEDCISPGIVDLKRIPNCTHLLVGHNGYGEFSLWDISKRILLSKFSAPSGSICQFFPIRLFAWQMNFPASSHLNMEEHVNQMMASTSKNLSSFEGEDVAVCLLVSTSDSDAQQDYELGNCHPNPVGKWRLALMVKNMVIFGAVSDSSASVIGTSAGQGICGTCDGLVYMWELSSGTKLGTMHHFKGGGVSCISNDDSGSGAVAIAGDNQVLVYMRSGKYSVN comes from the exons ATGACGAACCCTAACGGCGCCGTCACGGACAAACCGGACGACCTGGAAATCACCTCTATCGGTTCCCTCTACTCCGGCCCCTGGGATAAGAAGTACTGGAGCTCCTCTAGG GGGAAAGATCGGTATCCGTATCCGATCGGGTATAGAGCTCTTCGAGCTCATAATGGGAGCACATATAAGATGGAGATTCAAGAGGGGCCTAAAGGACCTTTGTTTTTG aTTGTTGCCGCAGATGGGCAGTCATTTTCGGGGCAGACTCCAGATATTGCTTGGGAGAAATTACAGAAGAAATGCTTCCCTCGCACGAAAATTTGGCATGGGAAGAGGTTTTCGTGCAAGATTGATGGTGTGGAG TTTTTTGGGTTCAAAAATCTGTTTGTCCAGAGGCTACTTAGGGAGCTGGCAGCAGATATTGACGGAGCAGCGGAGCGAAGTTTGTTAGCCTCGAGCTTCTGCAATGGAGCTTCTAGTACAGATGTTGATAATCGCTCCCCTGAGGCAGGTTTGGACCAGGGAAGACCAAAAATTACGGGAAAGAGAACTAGGAAATGTGAAAGTGGAAACAGAAAGTCATCTAGTCGGACAGGCATTAAAAGGACCAGAACTGAAGATCTAGTATCTGTTTCTAAAGCTTTGAATCCAGTGGAAGAGAATAAGAGACATAGTAATAGTGGGAAACCCATGTCTTCTTCTTTAAATGAAGAACATGTTATACCAGCACCATTGCCACCATTTGTGCATTTAGTATCTGTTCAACAAGAAGAGAACGAGATTTCAGCCAAAGATTGTTTGCCATTGGATTCTGCTGGCTTCTTGAACCATCTCTGCAAGGATAGTATCCCCAAAGAATCAGATGGTCTTGGAACATGTAAATCCACTCCGGAAGACATCAACAAATCCATGTGTGAAAGAAAATTT GATACTAAGATGGAAGCCATTAATTTTCCAATGGCACCAGATGACCAAAAGGTAGATGCTACATTTCCAAAAGATTGCCGAGGTCTTACCGATGTTGAACTTTATGCTCCTGATACATTGGATTATACACAAG ATAAAACAGCAGATGCTTCTTCAACTATCCAACTTTTTGCTCCTGATACCTTAGATTTTACACAAG GTTCTTCTTCAACCATCCAAGATAGAAGTGCCTTAGATGTGGTCATTGCTGATGGGCTGCTGACTGAATCACATCCAGAAGATGAAATGCCCAATAATAAATCAAACACGAGTTCAcagaattttgattttgattcagTTGGTCAGGAAATGGCGAAGTCCATGATGACATTTCTTCTTCCGCAAGCTATTCCTCTCCTCAATAAACACTCTAGGAAGAAAAAGGGTAGTGGTAGCCCTTCAAAAGTTCTGCCTTGCACAGTGAAATCTCAGAAGCAAATCAATGAAACCACTGCTCCATCCCCTG GTTTAATACTTGCCCATGAAGATGCaacattggaaaagatacattCCCAATGTACTGATCTTGGTCCGATTGCTCCGATGAAGTCTATCATTCCTGACAGTTTAGATGATGATCAATATGGTGACCATGTTGCCAATCACTTGATATCATCGTGTGATAAGGGTGAAGCTGATCAACTTAATTCTGATGGTGCATTCCCTGTGAATAGTCATGGAGGTTTTGTTGCTGCAAATGAGCATGGGCATCTTCTTGATGCCAAGAAGTATGACAAATCGGTAGATGATCAGCTTGAGACCAAGGGAAGCAAGGATGCACATCTGTGTGAGGAAGTGGGAAGGCCTTCAACTGGGAGGGATTCCAAATATGGCGAGTGCATAGTGGAGTCTCTTTGTGTATCTGCTCATAAAAAATCCTTTACTGAAGAAATCATGGAGAAGTCTTGTATTGATGAATGCCGAGTAGGTACTAATATCAATTCTAAGAAAATGAATGATACTGCAGTTGATCATAGCAAAG CTGAAGATATTGTTGATGATAAAGAAAGTGGCATGTTAAGCTCTTCAAATATATCAGAGAAAGAAATCTCTGCTAAGGCAGAGTTTACCGAAACTGGAAACATGTCTTTTTCTCATGCTCCCAACTTAGTGTATACCAGGAGAAAGGTTCAGACTAAATCTCATGGGAAAGGCAGTAACAGTTATCCAGTCTCAGAAACTAAAATATGCAAAAACAAGGTCTCTGAGACATATCCTTCCACAGAAACTCTGCAGGTGGGTTCTTCTGATGACAGTTTAGTGAGTTTACATAAAAGAGATTCAATTTGTGCTGAAGCCAAGATTGTTGGAGACTCCTGTTTGAATGCACAGGAACCTTCCATGAATTCTAAAGCTGTATTAAACAGCATCTATCCAGCTGTATTACAAGATCAAGCATTATTAGTtggtcagaaagatacttcaTACTCTTCGGATTTGTCCGTCTCACATGTAGAAAACCAAATTGGCAAGAATGTGGTTGGCCATGAAAACCTCGTACAGTTCATGGACATTAGAAGATCTTATAAACAGGTGCCGAGTTTCACTAATGATCCCAATAGCATTCCATTTAGTTCAGACTTGAAGCCTCACAAAAAGGAACTTAATAAAATTCTCGAGTTTGTGGGATGCTATACCCAACCCGTTCCTGTTCTGTCAGTATTGTTGAGCACAAAGGGCAACTACATTTACATTTCAGTTTTATGTGGCTTACTGGTTGGTAAGGACATCAGCCTGTTCATTTACAGGGTAGCCATTGAGGAGCAGGAGGTTGGACAGCCTTCTCTTGTTGGTTACACATCAGTAATATTGCCAGATCTAACCAATTTTAATGGA ATGACTTTGGAAAGATTCTGTCTACAGTTCATCCCAGATGGAGAGTGTCTTGTTTTACTTGACAGGATCAAAGCTCCTTTCTGCAG GCAAGGAAAAACTAATTGTCTGTGCACCACATGTGTATCAAGCTGCTCTGAAGAGAATGCAATTAAAATTGTCCAAGTAAAACATGGTTATGTTTCATTGGTGACAAGATTGAAAGCAGTAGAGAGTCAAAGGTGTATATTGGTCTGCGAACCTAATAATCTTGTTTCTGTTGGAAAGAGTGGGAGACTGCACTTATGGGCCGTGGATTCAACATGGAG TGCACAAGTGGAATATGTTGTTATGCCATCTGAAGATTGCATCTCCCCTGGCATAGTGGACTTGAAGAGAATTCCAAATTGTACTCATCTACTTGTTGGCCATAATGGTTATGGTGAATTCAGTTTATG ggATATTTCTAAACGCATCCTTCTGTCAAAGTTCTCTGCACCAAGTGGTTCTATTTGCCAATTTTTTCCTATCAGGTTGTTTGCTTGGCAAATGAATTTCCCTGCTTCTAGCCACTTAAATATGGAAGAACATGTCAATCAAATGATGGCTTCAACATCGAAGAATCTATCTTCGTTTGAAGGGGAAGATGTTGCCGTATGTCTTCTTGTTTCAACTTCTGATTCTGATGCTCAACAAGATTATGAATTAGGCAACTGCCACCCAAATCCAGTTGGAAAGTGGAGGCTTGCTTTAATGGTGAAAAATATGGTGATCTTCGGAGCAGTGTCGGATTCAAG TGCTTCTGTCATCGGTACTTCAGCTGGTCAAGGGATCTGTGGTACATGTGATGGGCTTGTGTATATGTGGGAGCTATCTTCAGGAACTAAGCTTGGCACCATGCATCATTTTAAAG GTGGTGGCGTTTCATGTATTTCTAATGATGATTCGGGATCAGGTGCTGTAGCCATTGCCGGGGATAATCAAGTGCTGGTTTATATGCGGTCTGGAAAATATTCTGTAAACTGA